In Spirochaetota bacterium, the genomic window CTCTTTTCCCATAATAATGTCAACATCAGGGGGAAAGCTTTCATATAGGTCAGTGGGATAGTGTTTTTTATATTCTTTAATACTGCCATCTATCCTGATATCCATAATAGATTTAACTCCTTTTGCAAAACCCTTCTTTAATGCTATGTGAAGATGCGGCACATCTTTAACATCCAGCCCAAAAATACGGGCCGCAACAATATCTGTAGCCACAACATTATCTCCACCTATTAACACTTTGAATGGTATAACACAGGTATCGGCCAATTTGGTTACGGGATAGTGACCGTAGATAGTACCTTCGATCCCTTCAATAAGAGTCAAATCAGGCTGTACATAACCAAGGATATCCACAAGTTTATAATGAAGATTATAGTTATGATCGTATCTTCTGTCATTATGCCGGGGGAAAGCCCATTGATTCTTTACTCCTAACGTTACGATAGCCATAGAGTGTGTCTTAAGTTTTGGTACATTTATATATAGATTTTCATTTTTGCCGTGAATAAGTTTATCTACAACTGTTATTGGCATTTCAAATTTAGTCAGGTCATAGCCCTCATGATTATACTGTGATGAAGATTTCCCCTTAAATTCAAAAAGCACTGTTTTATCTTCATCCAGATAGATAGGCCTGGCACCTGTTTTACGGCATATATCTGCATACCCTGTTATTTCAAAAACAAGCCGGGTAAAATTACACTGCGTTGAGTTTTCCATTATAAAGACATTACGCGCACCAGCTTCAAACCAGTAGCGCACAACTGCATCAATTACTTCAGGCCTGGTGAAACAATATGGTTTACCATCAATTCCGTTTGGTTTAATATACACATCTTTACTGCTTTTAAGAAGTGATTTGCCACCAGCTTTATCAAAAATCTCTTTTACTGCAGCCTGTATTTCCTGACGTAGATCATGATTCAGCGGCTTGTAAACAGTAAAGCTTTCATTTTGATGAGGTGCGTTTAGTTTACGGACATACACTGTTGGCATGGCTTTGGACTCCATACATAAATTTTAATTTCAAAATCAGCAATAATCCCTTAAAAAATTTAATAATGAATATAGTGTACACCCCGCCGCCTTCGGCGGCGAGGTGTACACTATTTTAATATTTTATTCAAATTTCCATATTTAGGAATAATTAGTGTTTCAAAATCATTATTCTACATACATTACTCTAAAGATTTTCATGTTTTATGATTATTTCATTTTAATTATTTGTTGCTCAAACGTCAATGTATAAATTAATATTACTTGAAAATAAAATAATGTTTATAAGAAAAAGATGATAACTAAAAAGAATTTTTATTGGGCACTTCTAAAAACCACTTTCATCATTACAGATGCAATAAAAAGAAAGCGGTTTGATCCTTTAGATTGTGCCCACAAGGGAACATCCAAAAAAAACATTTTTTAGAATTTCCCTTATTTTTAAAAATAGATTTATCAAAAAGTATCCTTTACAAAAGTCCATTTATTAAACCAGTATCTAAAAAAATTATAAAGAGCTAAAATCCTGATAGTATTACTTATACATGTGCTGCTCTGTTATCCCAAGTCCAATTTCTTCACCAATTCTGTGATTTTTAGATCCGATGTATTCAGAGAGAAGCAATCTCGCCGTTTTACAAATTTTCATGACAAGCCATAACAGAGTCGTCTCGATACATTTCTGGGTTTGCTTGGAACACTTGACGACCGTATTGTGAATATCGGTCGCCGAGTGCACACAAAGCATGTGTATCAAGGTGACCGCAGTACATCGAATCATGTCATTGCAAGGTGTCACAATAACGCCTTAAAAGATGAAGCAATCTAATGTTATCTACCTTAGAATGCTTTGCTTCGCTCGCAGTGACAGGAATAAAGTCAGGAAGAAAAATCCTAACAACTATCGCCATAAAACTATTATACTTAAATAATTAATACATTGACAGTTTAATTTTTTTGCTGCATAATGAGTGAAACCAAACAAATGTGTGATAACGCCATGCATGTAAACATTTATACATTAGAAGAAATATACAAAACGTATGAAAACCTTGAAGACCATATTTCAACCAGGCAAATAATACGGCGTTTTTCTGAAAACAAAAATGATATTCGTATGCTCACGCTGGATGAGTGTAACCTGAAACACTGCAAAAATATTCTTGATTTAGGATGCGGGTATGGCTTTTTTACAGAAGCGCTGAGCAACAGAATTTCACCCCAGGCACATGTAACTGGCATTGATGTCATTGGTGGTGAAAACAAAAAGATGTTTCTTTCAACCTGTGCACAAAGTGGCTATATGGCAACATTTATTGAAGACACCGCAAACATCATAACATCATTCCCTGATGAATCCTATGATTGTGTTATTGCAAGCTACTCACTGTATTTCTTCCCCCACCTTATTGAACATATCGCCCGAATATTGAAAAATAATGGCATTTTTATTGCTCTTACACACAGCGAACATACACTTGAACAAATCACAACGCTATTTATGGAAAGTATCCAGCATATTTTACAAATGGGCGATAGTTCTTTACATATAATCAAACTATTTCAAGCATTCTCAGCTGAAAATGGATTTGGAAAATTGCAACTGTACTTTGATTATATCACCTATATTCGATATCCAAATAATCTCATTTTTAAACCACACGATATTGACCACTGTATACGGTACATTCAGAAAAAACAGTATCTCTTTTTTAAAGATATTGCTTCACTGCAAGCAGATGAATATAATGCTCTCATAGATGACTTCTATAATCGTCTGCGATGGTACGCAACTTCATATAATCAGTTTGTAGTTAATAAAGACGATGCCATATTCATTGCCCGCAAGCTCAAGAATAAGGATGCAGCATCATGAAGAAAAAGCGTATTTTTTGCAGTTATTGTGGCGCACCCATAACGGTGAAATTTATTGATGAAAAATACCGCGACCATTGCGACAACTGCAATACTACATTCTATGAAAATCCACTTCCTGTTGCATCATGTATTGTCATAAACGATAATCGCGAAGTATTGCTGGTTCAGCGGAAGCATGATCCATACAAAAATATGTGGTGTCTTCCCATTGGATTTGCTGAAACAGGAGAATCAATTGAACAGGCAGCATTGCGTGAATTAAAAGAAGAAGCAGGTGTAACAGGTGAAATAGTACGCATCATAGATGTGGATACTGTTGCAAATTACTTTTATGGCGATTTAGCAATTATCACATTTGAAGTAAAACAACTATCGCCAAACATAAAAGCTGGTGATGATGCACTGGATGCAAAGTTTTTCCCGCTTACCAATTACCCGCCACTTGCATGGGAATCAAATGAAAAAGCACTACAGAAATTCATAGAAATGTATAAAGATGCATGGGCAATGATTGATTCATTGAAAGTCATTCAGCCTGGTATCACAACACATCACGATATACCAAAAGAAAAATCCAAACAGTATCAACTCATTGCTTCTATTATTGCCAGCCTTATAGAATCAGACATTGAATTATTCAATTCACAGTGGGATAGCGAAATTCCAAAATATGATTCCAGCGATTATGCACTCCTGTTATCCTTACACCAGAAAGCATTGCAGACCATAAAATTATGGTTAACTGGTAACAGAGTATGGAAAAACTTCAGGGAATTCAGCGTTTTAGGAATGCAATTAAAAAAAGAAGATGTATCGTTACGAGACATCTTAAGTGCAATAGCCATAAGCAGAAAGTCAATATGGGTGCAGGTAATTGAAAAAAATATTCTGCATTCACCACTTGAAATCTACACAGCACTGGAAATCAATAACCGAATAATACTGTTTTATGATAAGATTACATATTTTATAATGAAAGGATACGAACACTCAATATAAAAAAGGGGCACTTTTATATGCCCCTTTTTATTTATGCTGATTGTTTGCGCTTCTTTTCTTTTATTTTTGCAAGCACCTTTTCCTGCATTTCACGTGGTAGAGGAACATACTTATCAAATTCCATGGCATAGTTTGCCCTTCCACTTGAAAGGCTTCGCAATGTTGTAGCATACCCAAACATTTCCATAAGTGGCACAAAACCATTAACCTTCTGTGCTCCCTTTCTAAAACGCCGCATAGCCTCAATTTTACCACGCCTTTTATTTAAATCGCCAATAACATCGCCAATATATTCATCAGGAGTATTAACTTCTATCTTCATCTGTGGTTCAAGTAAAATTGGTTTTGCTTTCATAAATGCATCTTTAAAACATATGGATGCACAGGTTCTGAATGCCATATCTGATGAGTCAACCGGATGGAAACTGCCATCAAGAAGAACGACTTTAACATCCACAACAGGGAATCCAGCTAATATACCTTCTTCCATTGCAGCATGTATCCCCTTCTGTATTGAAGGTATGTATTCATTAGGTATAGCCCCACCTTTAATATGATCCACAAACTCAAATCCCCTGGCAGGATTTGGTTCAATTCGGATAACACAATGTGCATACTGCCCCTTACCACCTGTCTGTTTAACAAATTTGGTTTCCTGCTGGGCTTCAGTGGTTATGGTTTCTCTAAATGCTACAGACGGTTCACCCACCTGTACATTCAGGCCAAACTCTTCTTTTAACCTGTCCACCATAATTTCCAGGTGAAGTTCACCCATACCTGAAATTATGGTTTCGCCTGTTTCTTCATCAACTCGCACATTGAATGACGGGTCTTCTGATGCAAGTTTGTGCAGCGCAATACCCAATTTTTCTTCTTCTTTTTTTGATGTAGGCATTATCTGCAAATCAATGACTGAAGGCGGCACAAAGATGGATTCAAGCAACAACGGATGATTGGGATCACATAATGTATCGCCTGTTTTGGTATATTTCATCCCAATTAATGCCACTATATCACCAGGGCCTGCTTCTGAAATTTCTTCCCTGTCTTTGGCACGGATTCGCATAATTCGGCCTATACGTTCATATTTACCTTTTGTTGAGTTAAATACCTGCATACCGCTTTCAAGTTTGCCTGAATATATGCGTATAAATGTCTGCTGACCTACGTATAGATCATTAATTAATTTAAATGCTAACGCAGCAAATGGTTCATTTGCTGAAGGATGTCGTGTATGGGTTTTTTCCGGGTCATTGAGGTCAGTACCCACAACAGCACCAATATCAACCGGTGAAGGCAAATAATCAACAACTGCATCCAGTAAAAGCTGTATACCCTTATTCTTGTATGCAGCACCACA contains:
- a CDS encoding DUF362 domain-containing protein, translating into MPTVYVRKLNAPHQNESFTVYKPLNHDLRQEIQAAVKEIFDKAGGKSLLKSSKDVYIKPNGIDGKPYCFTRPEVIDAVVRYWFEAGARNVFIMENSTQCNFTRLVFEITGYADICRKTGARPIYLDEDKTVLFEFKGKSSSQYNHEGYDLTKFEMPITVVDKLIHGKNENLYINVPKLKTHSMAIVTLGVKNQWAFPRHNDRRYDHNYNLHYKLVDILGYVQPDLTLIEGIEGTIYGHYPVTKLADTCVIPFKVLIGGDNVVATDIVAARIFGLDVKDVPHLHIALKKGFAKGVKSIMDIRIDGSIKEYKKHYPTDLYESFPPDVDIIMGKELCCKEGCRNNPLTLLQVLYHDYNGKGGWSLIIGKGHDKQLIKNIRKPVLIAGHCAIEETYDILAQQLGKRNVYVSGQCNDLAASAAAMFKLMKVNPLRLVNLSPLKSVKLLFLAKLHGTKANVPNLLSRFIKTV
- a CDS encoding class I SAM-dependent methyltransferase; amino-acid sequence: MHVNIYTLEEIYKTYENLEDHISTRQIIRRFSENKNDIRMLTLDECNLKHCKNILDLGCGYGFFTEALSNRISPQAHVTGIDVIGGENKKMFLSTCAQSGYMATFIEDTANIITSFPDESYDCVIASYSLYFFPHLIEHIARILKNNGIFIALTHSEHTLEQITTLFMESIQHILQMGDSSLHIIKLFQAFSAENGFGKLQLYFDYITYIRYPNNLIFKPHDIDHCIRYIQKKQYLFFKDIASLQADEYNALIDDFYNRLRWYATSYNQFVVNKDDAIFIARKLKNKDAAS
- a CDS encoding NUDIX hydrolase, which translates into the protein MKKKRIFCSYCGAPITVKFIDEKYRDHCDNCNTTFYENPLPVASCIVINDNREVLLVQRKHDPYKNMWCLPIGFAETGESIEQAALRELKEEAGVTGEIVRIIDVDTVANYFYGDLAIITFEVKQLSPNIKAGDDALDAKFFPLTNYPPLAWESNEKALQKFIEMYKDAWAMIDSLKVIQPGITTHHDIPKEKSKQYQLIASIIASLIESDIELFNSQWDSEIPKYDSSDYALLLSLHQKALQTIKLWLTGNRVWKNFREFSVLGMQLKKEDVSLRDILSAIAISRKSIWVQVIEKNILHSPLEIYTALEINNRIILFYDKITYFIMKGYEHSI
- the fusA gene encoding elongation factor G codes for the protein MPLRKLRNIGIAAHIDAGKTTVTERILYFTGVTRKLGEVHDGQAVMDFMKQEQERGITISSAAISCQWKNHSINIIDTPGHVDFTVEVERSLRVIDGLIAVFCAVGGVEPQSETVWNQADRYKVPRIAFINKMDRVGADFYEVVSQMDKYLDANPVPFQIPIGAEDNFEGCIDLVEQKAIVFKENERLVVEIPDDYKEKAKEARRHIIEKLADFDDEIMELYLAEQEVPAELIKKAGREATLKMLITPVLCGAAYKNKGIQLLLDAVVDYLPSPVDIGAVVGTDLNDPEKTHTRHPSANEPFAALAFKLINDLYVGQQTFIRIYSGKLESGMQVFNSTKGKYERIGRIMRIRAKDREEISEAGPGDIVALIGMKYTKTGDTLCDPNHPLLLESIFVPPSVIDLQIMPTSKKEEEKLGIALHKLASEDPSFNVRVDEETGETIISGMGELHLEIMVDRLKEEFGLNVQVGEPSVAFRETITTEAQQETKFVKQTGGKGQYAHCVIRIEPNPARGFEFVDHIKGGAIPNEYIPSIQKGIHAAMEEGILAGFPVVDVKVVLLDGSFHPVDSSDMAFRTCASICFKDAFMKAKPILLEPQMKIEVNTPDEYIGDVIGDLNKRRGKIEAMRRFRKGAQKVNGFVPLMEMFGYATTLRSLSSGRANYAMEFDKYVPLPREMQEKVLAKIKEKKRKQSA